The region TATCACGCGACGTGCGTGAAAGTCCGATTTCTTTCggcggtttcttttttttttcgtgactCTTCACAGAACTCCACTAACCACAACGCAAACTAGTCACTTTCGATTGCTGCTACGTCAAGTGCTGCTACGGTAATCCACAAGCTGATGACCTTGAGCGGGCAGCCGTTACTCCCAGATTTTAATGCCTCTTCCACCCTGAACTGTTGTTTCGAactcttttgtttgttgatcacacactcactcatACACAATCACAGCCACTTAGCATGGAGGTGGAGGTGCACCCGGTCCGGTCACGGACTTGAATTCGTGGGACACCCGGTGTGGAACACGCGCAGTACCGCTGGCCACTCAATCGTGTGGCTCCAATGTTGAAGGTTAAAAGCTCGAGAGATTGTGTTGCGTAAGAAAACctagctccagcagcagcaccgacgatGTCTGTGTTGTATGGCGACTCAGCAACGAATTGAGCAGCCAGGAACCGGCATCCCCTTCTTATATAGACTCGTGCGCGAGGTCCATCGATCGGGCACGATCGTCGctgctggtttgtttgtgctgcacGTTTGTGCTCGCAGGCTGGCTCCCTTCTGTGACCTTTCGCAGATTCTatcgctggtgatggtgttggtgttcggTTTGGAGCAGTGCCATCGTTTTTCCGATACACCTAGGAAGCATATTTATCAATCTTTTCGCACTGCCTGGTGAGCTCAAGGTAAccgcgaagaaaaaaaacgaaagaatacACGCTGgtaaagcgacgaacctcaaCCCAGTCTTCCTAGTCTGTCGACTTCCGAAGACGATGGTTTGCGGCCAATAAACTTTACTATCATacataaatattgttttttttcctccgaaATGGACCATTGGAAAAGTGGTCTTGCCCATTTCGTATGCCATAATCCCGCAATGACCTTCGAGTGTCCGAATTGGCGATCAGACCTTAATTACGAGCGATAGTGCAACGTGCTGTTGTGGGTCTTTTCCACactttcaaatcgatctgaTCCGATCGGACCGGTTCCAGCGCGGGAGGATGGGGGCAGGTTATTTTTAGCCAAATTTTCGAGTTTGGAAATTCCCTTTCTTTTATTTAGGgacactctatctctctctctctctatggtTCGGCGAACCTTCTAGACTCGCTGATGCGCATTCAAAGAGAGTTTAAAGAAGtcgtttttccactttttcggCAAACCGGTCTTAGGTCACCACCCATCGCAGAATCTTCCGTTCGATAAATTCGCATTCAAAAACCATAATATCGTTCCGGTTTTGGGTCATCGAGAATTCTCTAGAACAGGGCGATCTGTGTGTTCATGTGTGTGCAGAATACACAAAGTTTAACGAAAGATCGGATCATCCGAAACGTCCAGAAAAGATCACGGATgtgggaaaagaaatggacCAACACAGAATGGCACTTTTACTGTGAGCTCATTAACTTATGAGCTGTACCATCTTCTCATCGTTATCGTAACAGCGGCAGATATTCTTGAATCGGAGTTTTGCCAACAGAATGACGTCTGAATGAGCGATTCCCTAGAGTAATACCACGTTATGCAAACGAATTCCTATTATTCCCGGGTCGTGATTCCACATTCAACTTGCCACTGGAGCCATATATTATGGAACCGGAAAAAGTGGAACCTCCACATTGTAGTTATGACACCACTACAACCCTTTACACTATCTCGCTTATCCTCATCGgagcaaacagaacacaaaTCAGCTGAGGCGGTGCAGTAGCTACGCGCTAACTGTCGATCGCGATCTTGGCTTGGCGATCACGTTCGTTGTAAATCCATTACAGaaggccactggccaccgctgACACATTGATTTAACGATCTGAATTTAGATTCTGAACATCAAATAGTagcgtttcgatcgtttggtCGTCGCCGGTGATTGCCGtatcaccagccaccagctcgATGCATTTCACCTCGAAACTGCAAGGACTACCCACTGGGTCACTGGTGTTCATGACAACAGCTGAGCTGCACCGAGCAAAGGTTACCACTGAAGCTTATGGCAAAATGTGCGAAATCATGCGAGTCGCTAGCTGCATTGCCCTGGGGGTCCGCGAGCTTTTTTGGTCAAAACATTGATTACGTAAAGCCAGCGGGAAGCCAAGAAGGTCCAAGCCCCCTACCAGGAGTATAAGATTCAATCAACCGTGTTTCTATACAGAGTGCAAGTGTCGTGAGGGTGTTGGCAGCCGCTTACACGCGCGATTAAATCATATCTTTAATCCCTTGGCATCGGCACCGATAAGGTTGGAGTACTTAAATTGGCCACGATTGGATGGCCACCCGTACTCGCCGGCTTGTAGTTGGTTTGGATCGTTTAGTTCATTCGttaacgcagcgcagcgcatctCTCACCATGTCTGGACCGTTCGATATTGACCTTTCGCCTCCGACCGCTGAACTGTTGGAGATCGCGAAGAACGAGCTTCGTGAGACACCGGAGGTACGAGCGGCTGCGATCGAGGAGCTGCGCAAACTGCTGAAGGCGAGCGATCTAAGCttcccggatgatgatgagtttctGCTGATCTACCTGCGTCCGACCAAGTTCTACCCCGAGAGTGCACTGAAGCTGGTAAGGAAGTAAATAGGGAGGAAGATGTTCCGTAATGGTGCTTAATGAATTTTCTCGAACGTAGATGCGCAATGTGGCGGAGTTTAACAAGACGTACAAAGATCTGCTGCACAATCTGATGCCGGCCGATGCTAAGGCTGTGTTCGTGGAGCATGGTTTGATCAACATCTTCACCAACCGGGATCAGAGTGGCCGtcgcatgatggtggtgcataTGGGTGAGCTGTGGAACACGAAGCAGGTGACGGAGGACCAGATCTTCCGTGCACTGTACACCATCCAGAAGCTGGCAGTGCTGGAGGCCGCCACCCAGATcaacggggtggtggtgatctaTGACTTCAAGGGCATGGGGATGGGCCATGTGGGGGCCATGTCGACCAGCGGTGCCAAGCGGCTACTCACCTTCATCCAGGAGGCTTGCCCGCTGCGAATGAAGGCGGTACACTTTGTGAACGAACCAATGATCTTCAACATGGTGTGGAAGCTGTTCAAGCCGTTCGTCAAGGAGAAGCTCAACAAGCGGGTAAGCAGCAGCGAGTTGATCGGTTGTTCGATTTCCTCACTCGCCTCGCACACCGGAAAAGCAATTAATGCTGACTGAttcattcgtttttcgtttttggccAGATGTTCTTCCACGGTGAGAAGATGGCCAAGCTGCACGAGCACATCCACAAGGAGTATCTGCCATCGAACTATGGTGGTACGCTGCCGGCCCTGAACTATGGTGGCAAGGAATGGTACCCGGCCGCAGAGAAGCACATCGAATTCATCAAGAAGTGGAACACGTGCGGATTCAAGTGAAGCGCTGCATCAGTGACTTCATACATTACATCTTCATACACCGGCACCTCTCACCTTCATATCAGCGAATGGAATAGAgaaaaaagcatcataaaCCATTGATCCCCAAGCGAAATGTCTTTGTTTCTGATACCGTAGCTCACCCGCACCCATCGATGGTAACCTTTGTTCTTTGCTGGGTTCCAAGAAATCCTCGCGCTAATTACGATAAGATTAGATTGGGTTTCGGATGAGGAGGGGTGTTTCTTCAGCTGCTACATTCGTTGTTTCAAAGGTCTCGGGATTATCGGGACGTTTGCAGTGCTTCTGTGGTTGGGATAGATAATAATAACCATTCTTTTCGAGAATCGTGATCCAGATAGTAGTGAGGTAATTGCGATGACTCATTGCAAATAGATTTGTTTTATTACACTCGAGTGCATGAGACAGCATTTGAGGCAAAATTGAACGATTAGAAACATTCTTTAGCACGTTTGTATGTTGAAAGaactttgattgattttttttcaccaatCTGTGATGTAACACTCACTGATGCattattttctattaaaatcaatttgtcCTTGACCTGTGCATTAATCAAAAGGAGTAAACAGTTGTTACCACCTCTGGTCATTAGCAATGCTTTATCAAAGGACAGGTGATATGACAATTGATACGATTGAAGCTGATCCGTTACATAAAGCGAACATACTTTCGATTTGATCATGCTAGCGCACAGAATGGTTGAAGTAATGTTCTACTCTATAAAATCGTTGAAAGTGTTTTGAAGAATGCGAACACGAAGACCATTCTATACCGCTGCTCTCGGTTGTTAATTCGTAGAAAAACTTCATTCGCTGTTTATTCGATAAGGCGCACATAACAAACGGTTAAACAACTATAGCACTTGgcactccaactccaacagtCAGTCTGGTAGCCTGATAGAAACGTTTTTATCAAATGACCATACCACATGACGTCAGGACGCAGGAGCatgaccgagcagcagcagcagcagcagcagcacagagagTCGACCACCAAAGGTCTCCGTAACAAGCGTCACTGTGCGATAACGCAAAGTCTTCTGGCATTATCAGCCGGCTAGCCGGCCGGCCCTCAATCTTATTCTCTGCCtcgctgcctgctgctgctgatgctgtcgctctttctctcttgcacACCATTTGCATTTGATAAGGTCGTTCCGATTGATTTGCTGTAGTCTTTTCGGGATGGGGGGGAGAGATGAATCTTTTGTGACCTTTACTTGAACCCGCAGGAGTTGAATTTTTTGATGAAGTCCAAATGGTTCTCGGCCACCGGGTACCATTCCTTGCCACCGTAGGTGAGTGCCGGCAGCGATCCACCATAGTTCGAAGGTAGGCACTCCTTGTGGACGTGCTCGTGCAGCTTCGATAGCTTATCACCGTGGAAGAACATCTGTGGAAATTACACAATCAAAGTAAGAGAAATGGCCACACACCGTCCACCAACAGGCTGGCATACCCGTTTGTTGAGCTTATCCTGGACGAACGGCTTGAACAGTGTCCAGACCATGCTAAAGATCATCGGCTGGTTGATGAAATGGATTCCCTTGACGCGCAGGGGGCTCGCCTCTTGGATGAAAGTGAGTAGCCGCTTCGCTCCACCAGGAGACATCGATTTGACGTGCTTCATGCCCATTCCCTTGAAGTCATAGATCACCACCACTCCGTTGATCTGGGTGGCCTCTTCCAGCACTGCCAGCTTGTGGATCGTGTACAGCACGCGGAAGATCTGCTCCTCGCTGACCACCTTCGGATCCCAGGTCTCACCCATATTAACCACCATTATCCGGCGTCCCTTCTGATCGCGATTTGTCAGCACATTGATGATGTTATGCTCGATGAATACGTTCTTCACATCGGACGGCATCAGATTGTGCAGCGAATCCTTGTACGTCTTGTTGAACTCGGCAATGTTGCGCATctacggaggaggaggcgttAGATGGATGAAATCTCCTCTCGACTGCACAGAACAGCTGCGCTTATCACTTACCAGCTTCAGGGCACTCTCCGGATAGAACTTGGTCGGGCGTAGGAAGATCAACAGAAACTCCTCGTCATCCGGGAAGTTAAGATCGGTGGCTGCGGCCAGCAGCTTCCTCAGTTCCTCTACAGCAGCCGCTCGCACTTCGGGCGTTTCGCGTAGTTCCTGGCGCGCCACCTCGAGCAACTCGGCACTCGGAGGTGCAATCTCAAGCTCAAACGATGCCATCCCAGCGTGAGTGTTCTGCTATTCCTGGTCTGTCCGATCCGCTCCAACCGATGATCGATCGTATACTGACTGACGAACGGAAGGATGTGCAGTAGCCGTAGCTTCGAAGATTCGAAAACCGTTTCACTAGCGTCCGGGGCACCCGTTATCAGTCCGCACTTGTTGACGTCCCTAGACTCCGACCGCCTCACTCTCCCAGCCTAGCGTCCTGTCGATCCATGGCGTTTCTGACTGCCGATTAGCTGACGGCACGGCTCATTTGGGAACGTTTTAGATTCCGACAAGACGAGACGAGGGCAGTGGACATCGGTGATAAAGCAGACGACCCAACCCTCTTCCATGGAGCCATCCCGGAGGGAGGGGGTAACGGTTGTCCGAATCCTCTTTAATCCCGCCCGGTACAATTCCGAGTGGTCCACCCGCCAACACTTGTAGCGCGTTGTAAATAGCTTCTTGCGGTTGATAAACGGAACGATTCAATAATCATCGGTGAACTTATGCTTATCAGGTGCTGTGTCCACACGCAAACATACCAACAATCATAGAGCTTCGTGGCGCATCGTGGTGACAAACACGGGGGGCTCAGGGAACTAGCGAAGACGACAGGGTAAGGGTCAGCATTCGGTTTGGACTTTGATTTCGCTCTGGAATCTCCGGGTGGAAGGTACTCCACGTGTTTTAAAAGGGAATTGGGGCGGTTTGAGGTGTCAGGAAACGATAACGGAATGTAGCCAACGATAACTCCCTGTGCTTTGGACAAAGTCTACCAAGGAGGACACTCCAGGGGGTGCCTCACGGTGACGTTGTCGCTTCGATTTCCCTTCAATCGATGAatggttgatggatggatcatACCGCGCACTTTAACAGCAACCACCTGCCAGCAGTGCTACGATGTTTGCTTCTCCATTTTAGCTCCGGTACtgactgtatgtgtgcggtgctGGGCATGGGTTAATGGCTTGGAAGGTAAACAGCTCGCGATCGTGATTGACTCCTTCATCTCGTTATCAAAACAAAGCGACTGTTGAGACTGTTGCTCATCAGGGCGGCGGTCATCAACGGTTACATAAGCCACCGCGCGTCCGCTAAACACTCGAAAGGGTTTTGCGCGGCTTGATTTTCAACTTCCAGCGATCGTTCTTCGCGTGCGAACgtgtttgatcgatttttttaatcgattttcccTGAAAGTATGTTAAATGTACTTCATTTGCCTACCTTCAGGCgtcataaaattcaaaaaaatcCAACGGACTTTTTCATATCTCGGcactcctcctcttcctctagTCTGCtatttttaattcctttcCGGGCTCGATTCGCCTCAAATCAATCACCATAAAATGCCACCCAAGGTCGCAACGCATAGAAATtgctccatcatcaccgctaAGCCTATGCGTAAGCCAGCACTGCGTGATTGGAAACCGATTCTCGGGTATTCAGCATCTAATTCCTCGTTAATGCCACTCCGCCTTATCAAACCACAGCCGTCCGTGCAATCGAAATCAGTTCAATTGAATGCGATAGATAACGCGAAGAATGCCGCCACGTCACGGCAGGTGCGTGGTACGAGGGATTAAAGTTCGAGACCGATTTTTACCGTTCCGTTTGTGTTATTTATTGGAGGCTGTCTTGGCTCCCACCCCTTTCGCGCACGCGCTCGCGTACAAAATTGCTTATTACTAAACCATGCTGTGTTCCTTATGTTGCCCTATCAAGCGTCTCCAGCGAACGATGAGCTTCTAGCGAGGGTGCGCTCCTCTTTCTGCTTATCTCACTCTCCTGGCTCCCCCCCGAACAGGAGCTATCGCCCTGCCCTCGGTCAGCTGTGTTTGTCGCGCAattgcttatcatcatcaccatcgtcgtcgtcgtcgtcgtggtcgttggcgACGTGTACGACTTCGGAAGCTAATCTATCGGCCAATCATCGAACTTTGCTCTTCGCTTacatcgcgcacacactcccacAACAAGTGTGCGTCCTGGGTTTTCCTAATCCTAAAGCGTGCTGTAAGTAGTATCTGATGGTGGACTTTCACTTCTCTCACGGTCCCGTTGCATAGCCGTAACCATTCCAACGGTGCACGTGCTCAGTGTACTTCTCGATGCACGGATACCAATCACGAGAACCGTAGTCGAGGGCTGGACGCGTTCCACCATAATTCTTCGGTAGATCGGCCGGATCGATGTGCTTGTGCAGCTTCTTCATGTCACTGCCGTGGAAGTACAGCTGAAAAGAGCAACAGAACGTTAGAgacgatacgatacgatccTCTTAAGCGCCACCACGCGTGATCACTTACCCTCTTCTTCAGCTTATCACCGATGAATGGTTTAAAAAGCGTCCAAACCATGTTGAAGATGTACGGTTGCTTCAGGATGTGGAACTCCTTCATCCGCAGCGGTACCGCCTCCTGCAGGAACGTTAGCAGCAGTTTCGAAAACGAAGGCGACAGCCCACGGACCTGCTTCAGCGAAAGTCCCTCAAAGTCCATCACAAACACCACGCCATTGATCTGCGTGGCGGGCTCCAGCTGAGCGACCAGGTGCACCAGATAGAACATCCGGAACAGCTTATCAGACGGGAGGAGCTTCGGGTCCCACACCGCACCACAGTTCACGATCAGTACCCGCCTTCCCTTCTGATCCCGGTTCGTCAACACATTCACGATCTTGTGATCGATGAAGGACAGCTTCTCGTCCTCCGGGTGCAGCTTGTGCATTAGCGGGAAGTTGTTCTTCTTAAAGTCCGCAATTCGTCGCATCTGGAAGAGGGTAACGCGAGATTGTATTCATTGTCGTCCGACCGTTCGCTCGTAAAACAATCACCGCACGATCGATAACGCCCGACCAGAGGGGAACGTTCTTATCGTCAACAACCGACGTGTGAACAGACTTGGCAAGCTCCACTTGGTGCGGTGCAGTTTGGCGGTGCTTATGCGGTGGTGCTTTGCCACCAGAAAGTGCGCCGAAAAGCCCCAACGCACGGAAAAGTGCTGATGCGTGCGAGAGAGGAGGCGTGCGCGCGATCACGTTACAACCGGTGGAAGGGGTTCGGGGCCCCGGGGGCCTTTACTCACCATTTTGATTGCACTCTCCGGGTAGAAGTGGCACGGGCGCAGAAAGATCAGCAGaaagtcatcgtcatcggcgtaGTGGAGATCGGTGGTTTCGTGCAGAAGGGTTCGCAACCGTTGGATCGCCTGTTCCCGCACTTCCGGTGTTTCGCGGAGTTCCTGGCGTGCCACCTCGAGTAGTTCGGGCGTCGGTGGATCCGTCACGATGTCGAACGGTGGCTGTGCTGTCTTCATTTTGCACGGTTTGGACTCTACTCTGAGGTTCACGACAAAACACCTGGTGTACCGCTGCGATGCTCGGTCTAGGAGCGACTGAATTGGCCGgccggtcgttcgttcggcccGGGGACCACCTCGATCGATTAcgacaaatcgccaaaaagaCGGCGGCGAgtcggcggcgacgcgcaatCGCAAACGGTGGCACTTtgtttcgcgcgcgcgctcggttCGCCCGTTTCTCCTTCCGCACTCAAACGGCTTACGCGCGGTTTGCGCTATCAGCTCTCTATGCGTCGCGTCGCCTCCTCCAGTCTTCCACAcctctccagctccagctgcttAGCTGCACCGAGGCTAGACTGGTGGCGCAGCACTTGCCGAATcgtctcctccacctcctcctcctcctcctcggtgacTCCTCGCTTCAGTCTTCGGCACGCATTTCGCAGATTCTCCAGATGGTCGGTGACTGTATTGGAACAGCTGAGCGGCATTGGCGGCGGCAGTATGAGGATGTGAGGTCTGTTATCAATAGCTCGCTAggccacacacagacacacgagcGCCGCCCTGTGTGAAACCCCTTTATTTGGGTTCTTCGGACGCCTTCACGCATTTGTGATTGacgtcacgacgacgatgagcaatTTCGAACCACATTGGTTTACATGTTGCAATAGATCTAATCCCAGGAATGCATTGCTCAGGCCTCTGGCCGCTGCGTATCAGTGGCCCATGATCCAAGATGAGGGTTATCACATCGCATCAGTCAGCGCGGTCGCAACTGCCCCCGGGGcgtttcgatgtttttgattaactttttaatttattgcattGTTTACTTCGCGACATCTCGGTGACTCAGGGGATCTGTTCTTTCGCAGCACATGGTGAGACGCCTTTTCGGTACCTTAGACAGTATATTACTTTTATTATCGTTTGGTTCTACTTCCACACCAAGCTACCAGCTACAATCACCCGTATAGAAGTCCTTTATCCCCCCAGGAAGTTCTTCTGCCACCGTTCCGGCGAGATCCGCAAATCGAGGCTAGTGAAATCCACACCGTTGGTACTTTTCGATGTGATCGATCCGCGCGGCGACGCACGGATACCAATCCAGCCCGGTGTAGTTGAGGGCTGGCAGTGAGCCACCGTAGTCCGCCGGTAGATGGTCGGGGCTAACGTACCGATGGAACTGCGCCAGCTCGTTACCATGGAAATAGATCTGTGTAACAATCAAACAAGAAAGCGAACGCAACGTCAGTCAATCGTTTGAGGGAAGCGGCTGGCCAATGATCCGTAGATCGCAATCTCAGCTACGATCgatgggtggtgtggtgggtgaAGCGAATCAAGCgatcacagcaacagcagcatgcagcatgcaaCATACAGATGGCAcgagacacagagacagagagaggtagagagatcACTTACCACCTTTTTGTACAATCCGCGATAAGagcgatcgtgcgcgatcCTCTAAACTTATATTACCGCATCGCAACTAAGTAGCATTTGAACTGTGGTatctgtgagtgtgtttgtgtgtgaatgtgtggtTCCCGTTGCATAAGTATCTAGCAGCCCCCTATAAGTAGTAGTTCCAGAATATCTGCGCAGCTCACTGTagatcgaccgaccggacgAAGCCATACGTATTCCACTGATTGACGTGATTGATGTAGTTGAAGACACAAGGATACCACTCGCGCCCACCGTAATTCAGTGGTGGCAAATCACCACCATAATTTGCCGGTAGATCACACTGGTCGATGTGCTTGTGCAGCTTCCGCATGTCCATACCGTGGAAGAAAATCTACAGACAAACAGGTCACAAAGGAGTGTAAGAAACCAGAAACCTGCTATCTGCTAGTTCGTCTGCTGGTCACGCAGCCATCGAGTGAAGGGTCGAAAGTCCGCCATTTAGAACGCAAAATTTCACCGAATATGCCGAAGGAGAGAATGCCGCGGAATGTTTACCAACAAAACAGTCCAAATTTAGCGCGAGTGACGGTGATAAGACGACTCCGCGGCTAGACTACGATGGGGGCAAGGTCAATGCGAAAGGATCGCCTGGAATCATCGTGGCGAAGCAGATGTTTACTTACTCGGCTCTTGAGCTTCTCGCGAATGAACGGTTTGAAGAGGGCCCAGACCATGTTAAAGATGAACGGCTGCTTGAGGAT is a window of Anopheles aquasalis chromosome 2, idAnoAquaMG_Q_19, whole genome shotgun sequence DNA encoding:
- the LOC126569644 gene encoding retinaldehyde-binding protein 1-like — protein: MASFELEIAPPSAELLEVARQELRETPEVRAAAVEELRKLLAAATDLNFPDDEEFLLIFLRPTKFYPESALKLMRNIAEFNKTYKDSLHNLMPSDVKNVFIEHNIINVLTNRDQKGRRIMVVNMGETWDPKVVSEEQIFRVLYTIHKLAVLEEATQINGVVVIYDFKGMGMKHVKSMSPGGAKRLLTFIQEASPLRVKGIHFINQPMIFSMVWTLFKPFVQDKLNKRMFFHGDKLSKLHEHVHKECLPSNYGGSLPALTYGGKEWYPVAENHLDFIKKFNSCGFK
- the LOC126569639 gene encoding retinaldehyde-binding protein 1-like, producing the protein MATRTRRLVVGLDRLVHSLTQRSASLTMSGPFDIDLSPPTAELLEIAKNELRETPEVRAAAIEELRKLLKASDLSFPDDDEFLLIYLRPTKFYPESALKLMRNVAEFNKTYKDLLHNLMPADAKAVFVEHGLINIFTNRDQSGRRMMVVHMGELWNTKQVTEDQIFRALYTIQKLAVLEAATQINGVVVIYDFKGMGMGHVGAMSTSGAKRLLTFIQEACPLRMKAVHFVNEPMIFNMVWKLFKPFVKEKLNKRMFFHGEKMAKLHEHIHKEYLPSNYGGTLPALNYGGKEWYPAAEKHIEFIKKWNTCGFK
- the LOC126569643 gene encoding clavesin-1-like, with the translated sequence MKTAQPPFDIVTDPPTPELLEVARQELRETPEVREQAIQRLRTLLHETTDLHYADDDDFLLIFLRPCHFYPESAIKMMRRIADFKKNNFPLMHKLHPEDEKLSFIDHKIVNVLTNRDQKGRRVLIVNCGAVWDPKLLPSDKLFRMFYLVHLVAQLEPATQINGVVFVMDFEGLSLKQVRGLSPSFSKLLLTFLQEAVPLRMKEFHILKQPYIFNMVWTLFKPFIGDKLKKRLYFHGSDMKKLHKHIDPADLPKNYGGTRPALDYGSRDWYPCIEKYTEHVHRWNGYGYATGP